A region of Streptomyces sp. NBC_01264 DNA encodes the following proteins:
- the ubiG gene encoding bifunctional 2-polyprenyl-6-hydroxyphenol methylase/3-demethylubiquinol 3-O-methyltransferase UbiG has translation MLTRSEEKDRSEIRQDFISDYDGLADEWWDPRGALAPLSWIARARAEFVPPARNEQAALLDIACGGGLFGPHAAAKGYHVVGVDLSEMSLREALRHGFDEVVRADVAELPFEDESFDVVTAGQCLEHVPDPYAVVAEACRVLRPGGTLIVDTIADTRVARLVSITLAENLPLPGRPPRGTHDHRLFVNRERLTRAARENGVELELLGLRPRMREMARFAVGRLDEVTMVRTKSTSVLYLGTGTKK, from the coding sequence TTGCTTACGCGCAGTGAAGAAAAGGACAGGTCGGAAATCCGGCAGGACTTCATCTCGGATTACGACGGGCTCGCCGATGAGTGGTGGGATCCCAGGGGGGCGCTCGCGCCACTGAGCTGGATCGCACGGGCCCGTGCGGAATTCGTTCCCCCGGCCCGGAACGAGCAGGCCGCTCTGCTCGACATCGCCTGCGGCGGGGGGCTGTTCGGCCCGCACGCGGCGGCCAAGGGCTACCACGTGGTCGGTGTCGACCTGTCGGAGATGTCGCTCCGCGAGGCGCTGCGGCACGGGTTCGACGAGGTCGTACGGGCCGATGTGGCCGAACTCCCCTTCGAGGACGAGTCGTTCGACGTGGTCACCGCAGGCCAGTGCCTGGAGCACGTACCGGATCCCTACGCCGTGGTGGCGGAGGCGTGCCGGGTCCTGCGTCCCGGCGGCACGCTGATCGTCGACACCATCGCCGACACCCGGGTGGCCCGGCTGGTCTCGATCACCCTCGCCGAGAACCTCCCCCTCCCCGGCCGGCCGCCCCGCGGCACACACGACCACCGGCTCTTCGTCAACCGGGAGCGGCTGACCCGGGCCGCCCGGGAGAACGGCGTCGAGCTCGAACTCCTCGGCCTGCGCCCGCGGATGCGCGAGATGGCCCGCTTCGCGGTCGGCCGGCTCGACGAGGTCACCATGGTGCGCACCAAGTCCACGTCCGTCCTTTACCTGGGCACGGGGACGAAGAAGTGA
- a CDS encoding DUF2834 domain-containing protein, protein MTRLSEVRGKDRALCFLYGASALIGSIVMGWMAVTFVVRNADAGALGVVENFLRDSTTNLATQFVYMDLVLTWAAVGAYMIVESRRFGIRHVWAYIVGAPAIALIVTYGLFMLVRQLKIAALRDAEGRIAVGERASAAEEFADRSALRPVSTLASR, encoded by the coding sequence GTGACGCGTTTGAGCGAGGTGCGCGGGAAGGACCGCGCGCTGTGCTTCCTGTACGGGGCATCCGCCCTGATCGGTTCGATCGTCATGGGGTGGATGGCCGTCACGTTCGTCGTGCGGAACGCCGACGCCGGCGCGCTGGGGGTCGTCGAGAACTTCCTGCGCGACTCGACGACCAATCTGGCGACCCAGTTCGTCTACATGGACCTGGTGCTCACCTGGGCGGCCGTCGGTGCGTACATGATCGTGGAGAGCCGGCGGTTCGGCATCCGGCACGTATGGGCGTACATCGTCGGGGCCCCGGCCATCGCCCTGATCGTGACCTACGGCCTCTTCATGCTCGTCCGCCAGTTGAAGATCGCCGCCCTGCGTGATGCCGAGGGGCGGATCGCGGTGGGTGAACGGGCTTCCGCTGCCGAAGAGTTCGCCGACCGGTCCGCCCTCCGGCCCGTATCGACGTTGGCCTCGCGATGA
- a CDS encoding 1,4-dihydroxy-2-naphthoate polyprenyltransferase: MSLQQQQEHQQQQQQPVRYAALRGWVAGARLKTLPVTFAPLAVGLAIAAEAGTVDRWHAALTAVLVLGFVLGTNFFNDYSDGIRGVDDHRAGPARLVGSGQATPRQVFRHGLVLFAVGALAGVILAVLVSWWVLALTVSLALGGWFYTGGARPYGYRGLGEVSIFLYHGVVFVCAPVAIQLVHLPPIALGASVPLGFLAVALLTTNNLRDIPTDAAAGKITLAVRMGAGPTRQFYVLCVAAAFVSALLLASARPGAFLVLGAAPVAVLPVRRVLGGAAGRDLIPALEHTCLLLLAFGSLLAIGLAL, encoded by the coding sequence GTGAGCCTTCAGCAGCAGCAGGAGCATCAGCAACAACAGCAGCAGCCGGTGCGGTACGCCGCCCTGCGGGGCTGGGTGGCCGGCGCACGGCTCAAGACCCTGCCCGTCACCTTCGCCCCGCTCGCGGTGGGCCTCGCCATCGCCGCCGAGGCCGGGACCGTCGACCGGTGGCACGCCGCACTGACGGCCGTGCTCGTCCTGGGCTTCGTCCTGGGAACCAACTTCTTCAACGACTACAGCGACGGGATCCGCGGCGTCGACGACCACCGGGCGGGCCCGGCCCGGCTCGTGGGCTCGGGACAGGCCACGCCCCGGCAGGTGTTCCGGCACGGGCTGGTCCTGTTCGCGGTCGGGGCCCTGGCCGGGGTGATCCTGGCCGTACTGGTCTCGTGGTGGGTGCTCGCGCTGACCGTGTCCCTGGCCCTCGGCGGCTGGTTCTACACCGGCGGGGCGCGGCCCTACGGCTACCGCGGGCTCGGCGAGGTCAGCATCTTCCTCTACCACGGGGTCGTCTTCGTCTGCGCCCCGGTCGCCATCCAGCTCGTGCACCTGCCCCCGATCGCCCTCGGTGCGTCCGTGCCCCTCGGCTTCCTCGCGGTCGCGCTGCTGACCACCAACAACCTCCGCGACATCCCGACCGACGCGGCCGCGGGGAAGATCACCCTCGCGGTACGGATGGGCGCCGGACCGACCCGGCAGTTCTACGTCCTCTGCGTCGCCGCGGCCTTCGTGTCCGCGCTGCTCCTCGCCTCCGCCCGGCCCGGGGCCTTCCTCGTCCTCGGCGCGGCCCCGGTCGCCGTCCTGCCAGTGCGCCGGGTGCTGGGCGGAGCGGCCGGCCGCGACCTGATTCCGGCGCTGGAGCACACCTGTCTGCTGCTGCTCGCGTTCGGGTCCCTGCTGGCGATCGGCCTGGCGCTGTGA
- a CDS encoding flavin-containing monooxygenase, giving the protein MRETRPPGPVDPDHEVLVIGAGFSGIGAALGLRRAGIDDFVVLEERDDVGGSWYANKYPGVAVDISAFSYSFAAEPFASWSRVFPPGEELKAYADHCIDAYGLRPHLRFNSRVKRAAYSESAHMWTMVLGDGTSLTARFVICATGWLTKPKTPAIAGLDTFKGDLVHTAQWDQSLDLDGKRVGVIGTGASAVQIVPEIAERTEQLHVYQRTPIWLLPKPDFAVPQAVRRLFRTVPATQRTIRLLTDVVTELSFVIAMVHYRRFPFLARAGEAASKLYLRRQVGGDPTLMRKLTPSYRVGCKRPSLSKGYWRAFTRADVELVTEPIEEITPSGIRLTDGEEQNLDVLILATGFHVLDNLPPFPMRGQGGRDLKEFWKTERFQTYEGTSIKGYPNLWFIVGPYSFTGGSWFGMIDYQVTHALRVIGEARRRRATEAVIRPEKHDGSFRRNLRRMRNTVFLDPSCRGTNSYYLDEHGDAPAVRPASTYEAAWRARHFDLDDYSYER; this is encoded by the coding sequence ATGAGGGAGACGCGGCCGCCGGGCCCGGTCGATCCCGACCACGAAGTCCTCGTCATCGGCGCGGGGTTCTCGGGCATCGGAGCCGCACTCGGCCTGCGCCGGGCGGGCATCGACGACTTCGTCGTCCTGGAGGAGCGGGACGACGTGGGCGGCAGCTGGTACGCCAACAAGTACCCCGGTGTCGCCGTGGACATCTCCGCCTTCTCCTACTCCTTCGCCGCCGAACCCTTCGCGTCCTGGTCCCGGGTCTTCCCTCCGGGAGAGGAGCTGAAGGCCTACGCCGACCACTGCATCGACGCGTACGGTCTGCGGCCCCACCTGCGCTTCAACTCCCGTGTCAAACGCGCCGCCTACAGCGAATCGGCGCACATGTGGACGATGGTCCTCGGCGACGGCACCTCGCTGACGGCGCGCTTCGTCATCTGCGCCACCGGATGGCTCACCAAGCCCAAGACCCCAGCCATCGCCGGCCTCGACACGTTCAAGGGCGACCTCGTGCACACGGCGCAGTGGGACCAGTCCCTGGATCTGGACGGCAAGCGCGTGGGAGTCATCGGCACCGGGGCCTCGGCGGTCCAGATCGTCCCGGAGATCGCCGAGCGCACGGAACAGCTCCACGTCTACCAGCGGACCCCCATCTGGCTGCTCCCGAAGCCGGACTTCGCGGTGCCGCAGGCCGTCCGCCGGCTCTTCCGCACGGTTCCCGCGACGCAGCGCACGATCCGGCTGCTCACCGACGTCGTGACCGAGCTCAGCTTCGTGATCGCGATGGTCCACTACCGGCGGTTCCCCTTCCTCGCGAGGGCCGGGGAAGCGGCGTCCAAGCTGTACCTGCGGCGTCAGGTGGGCGGCGACCCCACGCTGATGCGCAAGCTGACGCCCTCCTACCGGGTGGGCTGCAAGCGGCCCTCGCTGAGCAAGGGCTACTGGCGGGCCTTCACCCGCGCCGACGTCGAGCTGGTCACCGAGCCCATCGAGGAGATCACCCCGTCCGGCATCCGCCTCACGGACGGCGAGGAACAGAACCTCGACGTGCTGATCCTGGCCACCGGATTCCACGTGCTCGACAACCTTCCCCCGTTCCCGATGCGCGGCCAAGGGGGCCGGGACCTCAAGGAGTTCTGGAAGACCGAGCGGTTCCAGACCTACGAGGGCACGTCGATCAAGGGTTACCCGAACCTGTGGTTCATCGTGGGCCCCTATTCCTTCACCGGCGGCTCCTGGTTCGGAATGATCGACTACCAGGTGACCCACGCCCTGAGGGTGATCGGCGAAGCCCGGCGGCGCCGTGCCACGGAAGCGGTCATCCGCCCGGAGAAGCACGACGGCTCCTTCCGCCGGAACCTGCGCCGCATGCGCAACACCGTCTTCCTGGACCCGAGTTGCCGGGGCACGAACAGCTACTACCTGGACGAGCACGGAGACGCGCCGGCGGTCCGTCCCGCCTCCACCTACGAAGCGGCCTGGCGGGCCCGCCACTTCGACCTGGACGACTACAGCTACGAACGGTGA